caccctacaTGTgcatttgcctttccccaaatcacttaaccatccatgatacacacaaacacttatacagtcactcactctTTCATTCACGCAATCATTccttctcttactcattcacaccaatcatttatacatattcattaatggaTTCTCACATATAATTAAATtcacccacacattaattcattctctcacccattctcactctatttatttcaatattcttactatccactttctcactatctctccccttctgactatctaccccctctccccacttctcactatctacccccacctttgtagttcacttaccttgatgaAGTGTtgtggtgggagtgcaaggcctctgtcatattctggtgctcagcatgaagcaCTGGCACCAAGACAGAGgtctcgcgctcccaccactgcagtcagaGCAGCGACGAGGCGGGTGACGGTAGGGAACGGAGGAGATAGAGGGGTGCCGAGttgttgctgaaaactttttcaaGAGCGACCACTCGGCGCTCCTCTCTCGCCTCCGCTGCCTGGGTACATCCGCCTCAGCAAGGCCCTAGCCTTGGTAATAGGGCAGTGCCTGGCACcttgggtgaccacattttcaGGAACAaactatgaagcgcatgagatcacacacacatgtattagacatgcatttttaactacataatatgtacttatctcttaagtaaagactgtgattgaaatatgatttcaaaataatatgCAAGATTaaaggaatgaatgagtatatgaatgattgaataaatgtttgtgaatgagtgtgtgtttgtgataacatggatgtgtaagttttgggggggatagcatgacatagggagcctgtaattacactcctatcatacccaggttctagcatgtactggctgcctgggcatgatagaagtgtgattgctgttagatagatatatgtatgaatgtgatatatatatatataattgttaaaagcaatcacactcctgtcatgcccaggcaaccagtatatgctagaacctgggcatgataggagtatgatcgCTCGGCGCtcatctctctcctccgcgtcaatattttaaaaaaagacagcgttttaATAAGGCTGCATGGAACCCGGGCAatccaggacatgtggtcacctaGTGGCGGCCatgctgccatggcgccctgtgcagccgcacagcTCGCAccccccaaaggccggcccagGTGATGAGAATGGTAAAGCGCCTGTCACGGACCGGGTGAGCAGGTCTAATAGGAGctcaggtgcaggggatacgaggggctctgtctacCCCACGaagcatgatggcttggggttgttacagacaggcgcaggaaataaaccacagacagaagatgctgATAAGAGTTGTATTGCAAACGATGGTACAACAACGTAAAATTATAgaaagtctcttggcaggaagccctctggatggggcacacacggcaggaagccctctggatggggcacacacggcaggaagccctctggatggggcacacacagcaggaagccctctggatggggcacacacggcaggaagccctctggatggggcacacatacacaacaggtaagcccacttgcagggcacacggcagatagcCCACTTGTAGGGTACTcagcttgggagtccacttgtgGGGTGCTGGCCGCAacgcaggaacagatcaggaaccaaagcaggaaccaaacaggcagTCCTAAAACGTCAATGTGGCTGGAAGCCAGAAACCAACAGCACAGAGTGAAGATAATTCCTAACAGCAAATGGTGGACGTTACAGCACCTCTGTATGCTTATGACTGACGATATGCCATTAAAAacattacaacattaacaatgtctgcactgtatttctgatcaatttctgttattttattgggCAAAAACAAGGCACTTCCTATGTCACCCCAAatttttgaatggtagtgtaaaAGTGTTATATAAGTACAGCTCACCTGGTATAATCAGGAGGGTTTAAAAAGCCCAGCTTGGTGCAATTCAGTCCTCATTTTATTTCCAACAGCTCTCTTGCCCAGTGATGGTAAGTAATTTTCACATCAATGGTGCTTAGATTGGCCTCAGAGATTTTATGCAAAGAATTTACCCCTATGTTGTCCCTATTTCTAGATAAGCTATGGGGCCACAGACTCTATATTAAGTGACCGAAGGCAATATCCTTACTTTTACCGAACCGTTCAAGGGGATGAGGTCCAGTATACTGCAGTTTTGAAGTTATTGAAATATCTCGGATGTAACTGGGTTGGAATTATTACTACTGGAGATGACAGTGGAGAAAGGACATTGCAATATCTGACCAGAGAGACCCCTAAATACGGCATCTGCATTGATTTCTCCATTTATATTACGAAAGAAGGAAAATTTACTGACTACGTTAACATTATTCGGAAATCTACAACTGAGATTATCATCATTTGTGGttcatttagtgcaaaatatATGACAGTCCTCAAGAAAGCATCAGCTATAGTTGTTGATAAAACACTCATCCTTCCTGCTTCATGGTCACATGAACGTGAGGTTATATATATTGCACCCAGATTGTATAACTGCAGTTTGCTATTGACATCACCCCATAGATACATCCCTGAAATGCAGACTTTTGTTGAGAGTGTTAACCCATCAAATCATGCAAAGGACCCACTACTCGAAGACATTTGGATACGCTTCTTTAAATGCTTGtcaaaaaacccaaataaaaatagattttttacatCAGCATTCCTTCATGTTAAACTTCATAACTGTACTGGGGATGACAAAACTTTACTATGCCCTAATTTTATGCTTACAGGAGCTCCTTATTTTGTATATACTGCAGTATACGCCATGGCCTGGGCATTGAACAATATTGATATCTCCACAATTAAGGATTCAACAAGAAAACCATTAAGCAGATACAGCTACAAAGTGAAGGTGAATATGTATCATGAATGCTATTATAAGAAATATAGGGGCATCAGTCATTATTAAATATTCTCCACCCCACCTACCAACGTGAGGCACAATTTTAGTCACTACCAAGGACTCGCAAAGGGGTCATGTTCTGGTGCTTTGGTGGGATCGAATGGGAAGATTGCTTATAAGCCATTTCATGGAGAATAAAACCACTAGTAGTGCCACCGCTACTGCAAGCGCTGCCATCACTGGAATATTCCTAACTTCCCAGAGTAAAGATGGGCAGGCAGTGTCAGATGAGAGCAGCAGATCTTTGTTTAGGTCACAAAAAAGTAAGAAGAGGAAAGGGCAACCCTTGCAGCAGGAGGGGGTCTTACTCTGCCTAGTGAAAAAGGATATTGTCATCGACAATGACAATGATCTGAATTTAAGTTATTAGCCAGAGGATGAGGAGTCAGGCAACACATCTTCCAGAAACTTCTTTGTCAGCTCTGTTGCTTTCATCCACTCTGCAGCAAGATAGCTATAACACTGATTCCCCAACATGCAATGGCACCAGTACCATCACCACCATTCTTTAACCTCAGCTTTTCCAATGCGTCTGGTTCTCAATAATGGAAAATAGTTGGCCACGTCTAGTCTAGAGAGAAAATTTAAAATCAGTCTGCtgtatcttaaaatatattaaatatagcaaGAATTTTACATAAACCAAAATGCTTTGCTGTAAATTCTGTAAGAGGTATAAAGGAATCATCTTTTACTGCGATTTTTCCTATTCTCACTGGATTGTTAGTTGGAAAATACTCGTATAACAAACGTTCTTGAATTAGAAGATTGGAGGGGAGGGAAAGTATCCAGatcaaatatttgtatttgattTACCTGGGATCTGTAATGATAACTATTTGTTCTTATTTTTAAGCTTAATACCTACCTAAAGAACGTTCGTTACAAAGACAGCACAGGCAgcgacattttttttaacgacAAGGGAGAACTTCCAGGAAATTATGATATTATTAATCAGATACTACTACTTGATAGCgaacaaaaagagaaaatccTAAACCGGGTGGGCACGTTTAATTCACTTCTTCCCGATAACCAGCAAATGCATATTGAGATCCGGAACATAATTTGGAAACATGACACGGTGAGttatatatgacatcatgtcaaCGCTCCTGGAGCTTCTTTTTAAAAAGATATTCATCTCTAATTTCCTCAGACACCCCTTCCCCCCcctatatacactgtatacatTGACTTATGCTCAATTTTTGCTAAATGAATATTGTTCTCTTTCATACTGGTCTTCTATCAAACTTTAAGCTTGAAACTTGCTTTTACATAGTAGAGTAATATATTTAGTTATTACATGAATTTTATACGTTTGTTGAATTTTGCACACCAGCAACATTGATTCTTCAGTCTATGAACTATGAGTTCTTCCTTTAGATGCCTCGATTGAGGTGCACGGAAATGTGTCATCCAGGATTCAGAAAAGCACTAAGGGAAGGATATCACATCTGCTGCTATGACTGTATCCCATGTTCAGAAGGAGAATTTTCCAATGTATCAGGTAAGCCATTCTACCACAAAGAGGCCTTcattacaatattaatacatttacaatTTCACAAACAGGGAATATAAAGCAGATACAATGTTTGAGCTGCAAATAAAATTCTTGTGTTAATTTGGTGTCGCAGTTCAAACCATAGGAACTACCAGAAGAACTATACGTCTCtgacatagaatttgactgcgCGCAGACACGTTCTCGTCCCAGTATAGAGAATCCAAGTGAATCCTCATTGTTTTAAGATACATCTATGATGATTCACCCCTTCACGCAGGTGTAATATCCTGTTTAACCTCTCGAGGCCCCCCTTCTGAGTGTAGAACCTGGGACTGTTGGTGATCTTCTGGTACCAGCCCGGCTCGACTGCGTCTTATTGTGTCCTGTCTAGGGACTTtcagccatgtgccctgcctggGACTTtcagccatgtgccctgcctggGAGTTTCCAGCCGTGTGCCTTGTCTgcgggcttcctgccgtgtgccctgtctgTCGGCCCCTGCCAGTGTGGCCACAGCTTCCTAACTATAAAATTCCCACACCGTATTTCCTGTTTGAGGTCCGTGTCCCTGTAAAAGGCCCATGTCCCTATCCTGCCAAGGTGCCTGTCCAAGTCCTTATCAATGTTTTTATCTTCTGTCTGTATCCTGCCTGTACATTATCCTGTTGGTGCATACCAGTCCTGTTTGTATTTACCCATCCAACCTGCACGTTCCAATACAGACTTCATTCCATATATCCAGATATCTCTTGTCTGTACCTACCTGACAAACATCATGCATCATAGGGTACCCTTCTATAACAACAATCTGGCATTCTAAACACacttattgtgttattttttcactttgtgCGCTTCCTTTAAACATCACGACAATATTCTTCTACCACATTAATATGATGCAGGAGTTAGCTTTTAGATAAACTTATTCCAGGtcattcttatattttttttttggcttacgTTCATAATATAGGAGGTCCTTAGAGGTCACACTATTGGGCGGCACATGAGGTTTTATTGGgttacattttcacatttttctatttgttcTATATTTGTAGACTGGATacatacagaaaatgtattttgattattcctagttatttatttttatgaagatTCACATAGTTTATCAACATAATTGTAGGTTGCACATTTTGCttgaaaacatataaatatgcaTATCCCTTTCTTTCACAGAATGCCTGctatttgcattttaaacatatctctttattttcaaaaacaatatttgactttttttatatattaaagaaaagtaaatacagaaaatcatataattttaaaatggttTGCAATGTAACTGTATTTGAGATTCAGTATTGATAATGCcattcatattatttttttgatagaCAGTGAAGACTGCTTcaagtgtcctgaaaatgaATGGCCTGACCAAAGGAAAACCAAGTGTATTCCAAAAATTCTGGAGTTTCTATCCTACGAAACAGATGTTTTAGCTTTAGTTTTTTGTGCTACTTCTATATTCTCAGTTCTAATTACTACTGTTATAGTTgtcatatttttctcatttcGAGACACCCCCATTGTTAAAGCAAATAATCGGAATCTTAGCTTTGTCCTCTTGGTCTCCCTCAAACTGAGCTTCCTCTGCGTGTTCTTGTTCATTGGTCGCCCGTTGGATATAACCTGCATGATACGTCATATTTCCTTTGGAATggccttttctgcagctctgtcTTGTGTGTTGGCCAAGACCATCATGGTTTGTATCGCCTTCAAAGCCACAAAGCCTGGCAGCATCTGGAGAAATTGGGTGGGACTGAAGATGTCCAATGCTGTTGTCTTGGTCGGCTCCTCTGGTCAGGTTCTGATCAGTGTCGTTTGGTTGTTAGTCGCTCCTCCCTTTCAAGAGCTAGACATGCACACATTCACTGGGAAAATCATTGTTCAATGTAATGAAGGCTCTGTCCTGGCCTTTTTCTGTAtgttgggttacatggggcttCTGGCAGCTGTGAGTTTTGTTCTAGCTTTCATGGTACGGACATTGCCAGATAACTTTAACGAAGCCAAACACATCACattcagcatgctggtgttctgcagtGTGTGGGTCTGTGCTATACCGGCCTATCTGAGCAGCAAGGGAAAAAACATGGTGGCCGTAGAGATATTTGCTACCTTGACATCAAGCCTTGGAATTGTAAGCTGTATATATCTcccaaaatgttatgttattgtGTTTAAAGCTGATCTTAACACTAGAcgacatattttaattaaaacgaTTTCATAATATCAACTGTTATACAGGGTAGTTAGTTTTGCCTTCTTAGACAGCTACAAAAGCACAATAAGTGGTCCAGAGTGTTCTAAAAATTCTTCCCAGGAATTGTATAACTGAGACTCTGAGTGCAAACCAAGAATTGTTGTTCAGAAACTCTTTgctgtgttttattgtgttGTTTTGATGTGCACCTCCATATGTTAATAAAATtatcagtttatttataagcatATCCTACACGATGTGTATTTAACACTTTACAC
The DNA window shown above is from Spea bombifrons isolate aSpeBom1 chromosome 1, aSpeBom1.2.pri, whole genome shotgun sequence and carries:
- the LOC128496879 gene encoding vomeronasal type-2 receptor 26-like encodes the protein MAWALNNIDISTIKDSTRKPLSRYSYKVKLNTYLKNVRYKDSTGSDIFFNDKGELPGNYDIINQILLLDSEQKEKILNRVGTFNSLLPDNQQMHIEIRNIIWKHDTGLSAMCPAWDFQPCALPGSFQPCALSAGFLPCALSVGPCQCGHSFLTIKFPHLLITTVIVVIFFSFRDTPIVKANNRNLSFVLLVSLKLSFLCVFLFIGRPLDITCMIRHISFGMAFSAALSCVLAKTIMVCIAFKATKPGSIWRNWVGLKMSNAVVLVGSSGQVLISVVWLLVAPPFQELDMHTFTGKIIVQCNEGSVLAFFCMLGYMGLLAAVSFVLAFMVRTLPDNFNEAKHITFSMLVFCSVWVCAIPAYLSSKGKNMVAVEIFATLTSSLGIVSCIYLPKCYVIVFKADLNTRRHILIKTIS